A window of Ignavibacteriales bacterium genomic DNA:
CAAACAACTCCTCTCAGTGTTCTCACCGCCCGTCATTTCGTGATTTTGCGGCACTTCCTCCCGCGAAATCATAGAAATCGCCCGCCGTCGTTTCCTCCCCGTGTGCTGTGTCACATCCCCAATTCGATCCCGCAATTTCAACATTCGCGAATGCCCAAAATCGCTTTTTTTCGCATTGTTCGAGTCCGAGTGTCTCAGTTTATCTACGGTGTGACCCGTAGTCACACGCGTATTTGCCCGTATTCCCCAAATTACGGTGTATATCCTATGGTTATCGAGGCTCTTCTCGCGCACATTTGAACCACAGAATCATTAGGAGTGGTGTAACCATCATATACTTCAGGAGGCATCGTGAACGCAATAAGAATTCTTATTGCCGACGACCATAGAGATTTCCGCAAGGTTGTCTGTGATTTTCTCAGCCGGCTGCCAAATATTATCGTGGTTGGCGAAGCGGACGATGGCGTCGATGTGATCGAGAAAATGGAGGCGTGCGACCCCGACGTCATCCTGATGGACATCACGATGCCAAGGCGAAACGGGTTGGAGGCCACACGCATCATCAAGAGCCAATGGCCCGAAAAGAAAGTCGTTATTGCCACGATGCATGACAGCGAATTCTACCGCAACCAGGCTGAAGAGGTTCAGGCGGACGGGTTTATCGTGAAATCCTCCATCAGGTCCGGGTTGCTGGCAACGTTTGGTCAGGGAATATTCTCGCCTACGTTCGCAGAAGTGTCTGTCGCCAGCGGCAAGTAGTTCTTACACATTGCTCAGTTAGATGCTTTCTGAGCATTACTCTTAGTTCGGAAGGGATTAAACATGGTCACGCTCAAAGTGCTTCTTGTCGACGATCACGATGGTTTGAGGGGCTCGCTCGCGTCGTTTCTGAAAAAGCAACACGGTGTCGAGATCATCGGTGAGGCCGCGAACGGGGCCAAAGCCATCGAGCAGACCGTCAAGCTCCACCCCGATCTCGTCCTGATGGACTACGACATGCCTGAGTGTGACGGTTTCAAGGCGACCCGGGAGATCAAAGTAAGGGTTCCCAATACCCGTGTCGTCATCCTTTCCGAGGAAGCGGGGGAATCGTATCGGACGATGGCCTGGCGCTCGGCGGCGGACGGGTTCATCGACAAAGGATCGATGAAGAAGGACCTTGCGGCGCTCGTGGTCGATGAACGGCGCAGGCTTGGCGAAGGGGCCTTGGGCCTGGTGGTACCAGGTTTTGCAGCTCCCAACAAATGAAAATGAGCAGGAAACTACTCTCACAAGAATTTGATGACAAACAATCAATCACAACTCATACAACTCAACGAAAGGATCCATATGTGTACAGTCAAAGTGCTTTTGGTGGATGACTTTGAAGGATTCCGGCATTCGCTGCGGGCGTTTCTGCGATCGCAGCCCGGATTCGAAGTCGTCGGTGAAGCGGTAGACGGTAACGACGCAATCGAGAAGGCCGAACAGCTGCATCCGGACCTGGTCCTGATGGACCTGGAGATGC
This region includes:
- a CDS encoding response regulator transcription factor, with translation MNAIRILIADDHRDFRKVVCDFLSRLPNIIVVGEADDGVDVIEKMEACDPDVILMDITMPRRNGLEATRIIKSQWPEKKVVIATMHDSEFYRNQAEEVQADGFIVKSSIRSGLLATFGQGIFSPTFAEVSVASGK
- a CDS encoding response regulator transcription factor, which produces MVTLKVLLVDDHDGLRGSLASFLKKQHGVEIIGEAANGAKAIEQTVKLHPDLVLMDYDMPECDGFKATREIKVRVPNTRVVILSEEAGESYRTMAWRSAADGFIDKGSMKKDLAALVVDERRRLGEGALGLVVPGFAAPNK